Sequence from the uncultured Flavobacterium sp. genome:
TGATGTTGGTCATATTTATTTTAGCAAAAATAAAACCTTAATAAAACGGTATAATCATAGAATTATATCGTTTTACTGGAATTACTATTATATTTATGAAGATGTTAAAGTTGCTCAGATAAAGCATAATGTAAAATATCATCCATCAAAAATGATCGTGATTATAGAAGATCAAAATGCTAGTTTTCTTAATAAAATTTTAATTCATGTTTTAGCAATGAGAACTGCTGATCCTAATGATGATTAATTATCAGATGGATATCAATGTGTCATTCAAATAGATAATTCAATGTTTAGCCAATTCCGAAATAAATTTCCATTAACTGATGAAAAGTGGATCGAATATACCAACTATTTCAAGCGTCTTGAAGTTCCCGCAAAATCAGTTCTTTTAGAAGAAGGCGAAATCTCGAAAAGGCTTTTTATTATCGAAAAAGGCTGCATAAGAGTTTGGTTTAATAATAACGGAAAAGATTTGACAACTCAGTTTTTTTTCGAAAATCAGAGCGTGGCTTCTATCGAAAGTTTCATGAAAAAGTTGCCAAGTCTCGTGGTTGTTGAAACTATAGAATCTTCTATAATTTGGTGGATTTCTAAAAATGATTTGGATAAAATTCTCGAAGAAATAAAAGAAATTCCTGCGTTGAGAGATCGTTTTATAGATATGCTTTTTCAGCGTACATTCGATTATATGAAGTATTTTGTTTCATTTATAAAGGACTCTCCTACTCAGCGTTATCTTAACTTAATTGAAGAAAGACCTCAAATCATTCAGCGAGTTCCACAACATTATATTGCTTCTTATTTAGGAATTACCACAGTTCATTTAAGCCGAATAAAAAGTAAATTAGTACACAAAAAATAGTAAGATTTTAAACCATATAAGTTATATAAGAAATTATAAGTCAAGCTTAAATGGACTTATATAACTTATATGGTTTATAATTTCATTTGATAACAAATGTTATCGTCTACCCATAAATGTCTACCGAACTTTGCATCATAAAATTTAATAATTATGAAAGCAGCAGTAGTTTATACAAAAGGCGAAATGCCAAAATATGCAGATTTTGCAGAACCGATTCCGCAAAACGAAAACCAGGTTTTACTTTCAGTTAAAGCCGTAGCGATTACAAATCTCGAT
This genomic interval carries:
- a CDS encoding Crp/Fnr family transcriptional regulator yields the protein MFSQFRNKFPLTDEKWIEYTNYFKRLEVPAKSVLLEEGEISKRLFIIEKGCIRVWFNNNGKDLTTQFFFENQSVASIESFMKKLPSLVVVETIESSIIWWISKNDLDKILEEIKEIPALRDRFIDMLFQRTFDYMKYFVSFIKDSPTQRYLNLIEERPQIIQRVPQHYIASYLGITTVHLSRIKSKLVHKK